One Oncorhynchus clarkii lewisi isolate Uvic-CL-2024 chromosome 31, UVic_Ocla_1.0, whole genome shotgun sequence DNA segment encodes these proteins:
- the LOC139391245 gene encoding leukocyte cell-derived chemotaxin-2-like yields MKTAVLLFTVVLIAVLSECEMVKFGQLCSDNSSNRRRTGDRWGQGHHGASRGGRAHQGLDIVCNDGATVYAPFDVKLNGKVIVYTDPKKAAINDGINLSGEGLCFKLFYVKPDKYSGVVKKGQRIGTMLIMQSVYPGITSHVHVQMCDKSDPTKFF; encoded by the exons ATGAAGACTGCTGTTCTTTTGTTTACTGTGGTGCTCATAG CTGTGTTGTCAGAGTGTGAGATGGTCAAGTTTGGTCAGCTGTGCAGCGACAACTCCAGtaacaggaggaggacaggggacagATGGGGACAAGGACACCACGGCGCAAGCAG AGGAGGCCGTGCGCATCAGGGTCTGGACattgtgtgtaatgatggggccaCAGTGTACGCTCCATTTGACGTGAAACTCAACGGGAAAGTGATCGTGTACACAGACCCGAAGAAGGCAGCCATCAACGATGGGATCAACCTCAGTGGAGAAG GTCTGTGCTTTAAGCTGTTCTACGTAAAGCCTGACAAGTACTCTGGGGTGGTGAAGAAGGGCCAGAGGATTGGGACCATGCTGATCATGCAAAGTGTCTACCCAGGGATCACTTCTCACGTCCACGTCCAGATGTGTGACAAGTCTGACCCCACCAAGTTCTTCTAA